In Cataglyphis hispanica isolate Lineage 1 chromosome 20, ULB_Chis1_1.0, whole genome shotgun sequence, a single genomic region encodes these proteins:
- the LOC126856917 gene encoding signal recognition particle receptor subunit alpha homolog, giving the protein MLDLFTIFSKGGIVLWCFQSTSQIFAPSVNALIRGVILQERTGNHSFEHDSLRLQYKLDNEFELVFVVAYQKILQLSYVDKFLNDIHLEFRDRFKNELESSNWFTNFEFEHAYHVVLEQAEQWSRTQAKIPKQMRTFDESQKSKKTVASMIEKKDDKDDKKPGKRKKAINSNGDYRDHTKIQEAPKPNLLKQQAEHNGELDEEILIANRMKLAQKMTGPKKKADKQKSPKPEKVGKKPRIWELGGTTKDLATLERTKDKPEESSNYVAADTTLVGQMKGGIRDLEVNSESEDNSDQEEIEHSKLQMQKKNTSMFSMFKSLVGSKSLKQEDMLPVLEKLKDHLITKNVAADIAQKLCDSVGTKLEGKVLGTFDSVANTIKATLTDALVQILSPKRRIDILRDALEAQKSNRPYVMTFCGVNGVGKSTNLAKICFWLIENNFRVLIAACDTFRAGAVEQLRTHMRHLNALHPPEKHRNQSMVQLYEKGYGKDAAGIAMEAIRFAKDSKIDIVLVDTAGRMQDNEPLMRALAKLIKVNEPDLVLFVGEALVGNEAVDQLVKFNQALADYSQSANPHIIDGIVLTKFDTIDDKVGAAITMTYITGQPIVFVGTGQTYTDLKSLNAKAVVHALMK; this is encoded by the exons ATGCTCGATCTTTTCACGATATTCAGCAAGGGTGGCATAGTGCTCTGGTGTTTCCAGAGCACGTCTCAAATTTTTGCGCCCAGTGTCAATGCCCTGATAAGAGGTGTTATATTGCAG GAACGTACAGGCAATCATAGCTTTGAGCATGATTCCTTGCGATTGCAGTACAAGCTTGACAATGAGTTTGAACTGGTATTTGTAGTGGCGTACCAGAAGATATTGCAATTATCTTATGTGGATAAATTCTTGAACGACATTCATCTAGAGTTCAGGGATCGCTTTAAGAATGAGCTTGAGAGCTCGAACTGGTTCactaattttgaatttgagCATGCCTACCATGTAGTTCTCGAACAGGCTGAGCAATGGTCACGTACACAGGCTAAAATACCGAAGCAAATGCGCACCTTTGACGAGAGTCAGAAGTCTAAAAAGACTGTCGCTAGTATGATTGagaaaaaagatgataaagaCGATAAGAAGCCAG gtAAAAGGAAGAAGGCAATTAATTCTAATGGGGATTATCGGGATCATA CAAAAATTCAAGAAGCTCCAAAGCCAAATTTACTGAAACAGCAAGCAGAACATAATGGAGAACTTGATGAAGAAATTCTAATTGCCAATCGTATGAAGCTTGCTCAGAAAATGACAGGACCGAAAAAGAAAGCTGACAAGCA gAAGAGTCCTAAACCTGAAAAGGTTGGGAAGAAACCGCGCATTTGGGAATTAGGTGGAACAACCAAGGACCTTGCTACATTGGAGCGAACAAAAGACAAGCCTGAAGAGAGCAGCAATTATGTGGCAGCTGATAcaact ttaGTTGGACAAATGAAAGGTGGCATACGTGATCTCGAAGTGAACAGCGAATCCGAGGACAATTCCGATCAGGAGGAGATAGAGCATTCCAAACTGCAAATGCAGAAGAAAAATACGAGTATGTTTTCCATGTTCAAGAGTTTAGTCGGTAGCAAATCTCTAAAACAGGAGGATATGTTACCGGTTttggaaaaattgaaagatcaTCTAATCACTAAAAATGTCGCCGCCGACATCGCTCAGAAACTATGCGATTCCGTTGGTACGAAGTTAGAAGGAAAGGTGCTCGGTACCTTCGATAGCGTGGCAAACACTATAAAGGCCACTTTGACGGATGCCCTGGTACAGATACTATCACCAAAAAGAAGAATTGATATTCTACGAGACGCTTTGGAAGCACAGAAAAGTAATAGACCTTATGTTATGACTTTTTGTGGCGTCAACGGGGTTGGCAAATCGACGAATCTGGCGAAGATCTGCTTCTGGctgatagaaaataatttccgcGTGTTAATTGCTGCATGTGATACGTTTAG AGCTGGAGCAGTCGAACAATTGAGAACGCATATGCGACATCTGAATGCCTTGCATCCACCAGAAAAGCACAGAAATCAATCAATGGTGCAACTATATGAAAAGGGTTACGGTAAAGATGCCGCAGGCATCGCCATGGAGGCGATTCGTTTTGCAAAGGATTCTAAGATCGATATAGTCCTAGTTGACACCGCCGGTAGAATGCAAGATAACGAACCACTGATGCGAGCCTTGGCGAAATTGATAAAGGTGAACGAACCAGATTTAGTATTGTTCGTCGGAGAGGCTCTCGTCGGTAATGAAGCTGTTGATCAGCTGGTAAAATTCAATCAGGCCTTAGCTGACTACAGTCAGTCCGCTAATCCTCACATTATTGATGGTATTGTACTGACAAAGTTTGATACAATCGATGATAAG gTAGGCGCAGCAATCACAATGACATACATTACTGGCCAGCCTATTGTTTTTGTTGGAACTGGCCAAACTTATACCGATCTGAAGTCATTGAATGCCAAAGCTGTAGTGCACGCTTTGATGAAATGA
- the LOC126856986 gene encoding uncharacterized protein LOC126856986, whose translation MILRVRETYYIDILYNLISHHSYHRFKFRDITINMSASTQYRPMKYPYTLFGKIAQFPFRYYVQHSWLFKYSIFAVGIALPIFYKIQKLSYSPENVQKWDKIHREMFEGTGHH comes from the exons ATGATTTTACGTGTTCGTGAAACTtactatatagatatattatataatttgatcagTCATCACAGCTATCACAGGTTTAAATTTCGTGATATC ACAATCAACATGTCTGCAAGCACACAATATCGTCCTATGAAGTATCCGTATACCCTTTTCGGAAAGATTGCCCAATTTCCATTCAGATATTATGTGCAGCACAGTTGgttgtttaaatattcaatattcgcTGTAGGAATAGCGTTGccgatattttacaaaatacaaaagttaT cATATTCCCCCGAGAATGTTCAGAAATGGGATAAAATCCACAGAGAAATGTTTGAAGGAACTGGTCACCATTAA